The Formosa sp. Hel1_33_131 genome window below encodes:
- the ribB gene encoding 3,4-dihydroxy-2-butanone-4-phosphate synthase yields MSITEQKPQSKTELNSIEDAINDIRLGKVVVVVDDENRENEGDFIAAAEKVTPEMINFMALHGRGLICAPLTETRCDELGLNMMVQNNTVLHNTQFTVSVDLIGSGCTTGISTSDRSKTIKSLVDSNTKPHDLGRPGHIFPLKAKNGGVLRRTGHTEAAIDLARLAGLQPAGILVEILKDDGSMARLPDLRIVAEKFDLKIISIEDLVAYRMEHDSLIKKKQDFQIETRFGDFRLRAYQQTTNDSVHIALTKGTWGTDETVPTRINSSLVNNDVLGTLTNDADQQLDGMFKLINKHGKGAILFINQVSQPASLLKRLEIVKNTQQKGTITKAPSIGMDSKDFGIGAQILHDLNIHKLGLISNSEQTKRVGIIGYGLEIVDYINY; encoded by the coding sequence ATGTCGATTACAGAACAAAAACCACAATCAAAAACTGAATTAAACAGTATCGAAGATGCTATTAATGACATTCGATTAGGCAAAGTAGTTGTTGTAGTTGATGATGAAAATAGAGAAAATGAAGGCGATTTTATTGCTGCTGCTGAAAAAGTAACGCCTGAAATGATCAATTTCATGGCTTTGCATGGACGTGGTTTGATCTGTGCACCACTTACTGAAACCAGATGTGATGAGTTAGGTCTTAACATGATGGTTCAAAATAATACAGTGCTTCACAACACTCAGTTTACAGTTTCTGTGGATTTGATTGGAAGTGGCTGTACGACAGGTATTTCTACGTCAGACCGTTCTAAAACGATTAAATCATTAGTCGATTCAAATACCAAGCCGCACGATTTAGGGCGTCCAGGTCATATCTTTCCTTTAAAAGCTAAGAATGGTGGCGTATTGCGTCGAACAGGTCATACGGAAGCTGCCATAGATTTGGCACGCTTAGCTGGGTTACAGCCTGCAGGAATCTTGGTTGAAATTTTGAAAGATGATGGCTCCATGGCACGTTTACCTGATTTAAGGATCGTGGCTGAAAAATTTGACTTAAAAATAATTTCTATTGAAGATTTAGTGGCTTACCGAATGGAGCACGATTCTTTAATCAAGAAAAAACAAGACTTCCAAATAGAAACACGTTTTGGAGATTTCAGACTGAGAGCATATCAACAAACCACAAATGATTCGGTTCATATTGCCTTAACCAAAGGAACTTGGGGTACGGACGAAACGGTTCCGACACGTATCAATTCATCGCTAGTTAACAACGATGTTTTAGGAACGCTGACCAATGATGCTGACCAACAGCTGGATGGTATGTTTAAATTAATTAATAAGCACGGAAAAGGGGCTATTCTTTTTATCAATCAGGTCAGTCAACCTGCAAGTCTTTTAAAGCGCTTGGAAATTGTGAAAAATACCCAACAAAAAGGAACCATCACCAAAGCACCAAGTATTGGAATGGATTCCAAAGATTTTGGAATAGGCGCACAAATTCTTCACGATTTAAATATTCATAAGTTAGGACTTATATCCAACAGTGAACAAACCAAACGTGTGGGGATTATAGGTTACGGTTTAGAAATCGTTGACTATATCAATTACTAA